TGATCGATGACATCGCCTTCCAGACCAACCTGCTGGCCCTCAATGCCTCGGTGGAAGCGGCGCGTGCCGGCGATGCAGGCAAGGGCTTTGCCGTGGTGGCCGTGGAAGTGCGGCGCCTGGCGCAATCGGCGGCCTCGGCCTCGGCCGACGTCAAGCTGCTGATCGAGCAGAGCGCGAGCGAAGTGGCCGGCGGCACCAAGCTGGTGTCGGACGCTGCGGGCAAGCTGACGGCAATCCTCGAAGGCATCCGCGAAAACAGCGTCGTCATGGAGGGCATTGCCCGCGAGAGCCGCGAGCAGGCTTCGGCCATCGAAGAGGTCAATGTCGCCGTCCGCCTGATGGACGAAATGACCCAGCATAATGCGGCGCTGGTTGAAGAAACCAATGCGGCGATCGAGCAGACCGAGGGCCAGGCCAGCGAGCTGGACGAGATCGTGGCGGTGTTCACCACCGCGGGCGGCTCGAGCAGTGCCGTGATGGCCCGCGCTGCGGTGGCCAACCGGCCGGCAGCAAAGTCTGTGGCCAAGCCGGCCGCCCCGGTGGCGCGCAAGGCGGCTGCGCAATATCTCAGCCAGGGCAATGCCGCGGTCTCGACCGACTGGAACGAATTCTAGCCAGACCAGCCTGCACAGGTTCACGATGGCGGTCATGGGTAACCATGGCCGCCATTGTCGTTGGCGAGGGGCGCAGCGCTGCCAGAACGGCGCGCCCTCCGACGCGCCGCTGACCGCTTATGGTTAATGAAAAAGCAAGGCTCACGGGTGCACAGTAAGTGACCGTTAATGAGCGCCGCGAGTAAATTCCTCAACGGCATATAATTGGCCTAAGTACCTGCGACCGAACTGCCCGGAACCATTGTGGCAGAGAGAGAGCGTCGATGACTCAACTCCGGATTGCCTTCAAACTGCCTGCCATGGTGGTCGCCATTTCGCTGGTTGCCGGGGCGAGCGTTGGCCTGGCGGCCTATCTGATCAGCAGTGCCATCGTGACGCAGCAGGCCGAACAGCGCCTCGATGCGGCGGCGGACAATGCCAGCACCGTGCTGTCGGCCTATCTGGCCGAGGTCGCCGCGGACCTGACGCTGTTTGCCGGGCGCGCCGACACCGTCAGCGCCCTCGACCAGCTGTCGGGCGCGGTAGGCGGGCTGCAGGCCGGCGGCGATGCGACCGAGTTGCTGCAGGGTGCCTATATCACGCAGAACCCGCATCCGGCCGGTGAGAAACTGCTGCTCGATGCGTCCAGCCTGCTGCCCGATTACGATCGTGTGCATGCGGCAGTGCATCCCGACCTGCGCGGTCTGCTGCTCAATCGCGGTTATTACGACATCTTCCTGTTCGATGCCGGCCTGAACAATGTCTACACCGTCTACAAGGAGGCGGATTTCGCCACCAATTTTGCAGAGGGCGGCGGTCCCTGGTCCGACAGCGATCTGGGCGCGGTCGCGCGCGCGGCGCTCGCCAGCCCGGAAGGATCGATCATCCTGTCCGATTTCGTGCCCTATGCGCCCAGTGCCGGCGCGCCTGCCAGTTTCATGGCCACCCCGATCTATCGCGATGGCGCCATAGACGGGGTCCTGGCCGTGCAGCTGCCGACGCAGCGGATTGACGACGTGCTGGGGCGGGTCAAGGGCCTTGGCGCAAGCGGCGAGGTCTTCCTGATCGGCGCCGGTGGCATGGTGCACAATGATTCGCCCCTGACCCAGGATGAGGATGCCGGCAATCTGGTACTGCAGGGCGCTGTGATCACCACTGCCCTGGACGGCGCCAAGGGGCAGGGCAGTATCGAGCACCATGACGGCGCGCCCTATCGGGCCGCTGCCGAGCCGATCGACTTTGCCGGGGTGGACTGGGCCGTGGTGGCCATGGAGAGCCAGGCAGCCATCGAGGCGCCGGCGGCCGGATTGCGCAACACCATCCTGGCTATCGGTGCGCTGATGCTGGCGATTGCCGCGGGTGTCAGTATTGCCTTTGCCCGCACCGTGACCAGGCCGGTCTCCCGACTGACCGATACCATGACCGAAATAGCCCATGACAATTACGCGCTGGCGGTGCCCGGGCTCGAGCGCGCCGATGAGCTGGGCTACATGGCCGAGGCGGTCGAAGTGTTCCGCAACAATGGCATCAAGATGCGCGACCTGCGGGCCGCCGAGCTGGACATGAGTGAGGAGCGGGCTGGACAGGTCCAGGTCATACAGGCGCTGCAGCGCGATATCGGCGTGGTTGTGGCCGCCGCCCTGGACGGCGACTTTTCCCAACGGCTGGCGGCCAATCAGCCCGATGCCGACCTGCGGCAGCTGGCCGAGAACGTCAATGCGCTGGTGGCATCGGTCGATGACGGGCTCAAGGCCACCGGCACCGTGCTGGCGGCGTTGGCCCGGGCCGATCTGGGCGAGCGGATGACGGGCAGCTTCAAGGGCGCCTTCGACCAGCTCAAGAGCGACACCAATGCGGTCGCCGAACGGCTGAGCGACATCATCGGCCAGTTGCGCGACACCTCCGGTGCGCTCAAGACGGCGACGGGTGAAATCCTCTCGGGGGCCAATGACCTGAGTGAACGCACGACGCGGCAGGCGGCGACCATCGAGGAAACCTCGGCGGCGATCGAGCAGCTGAGCCGGCGGGTGATGGAGAATGCCGACGAGGCCGATACCGCCAGCCAGCAGGCGCATGCGGTTTCGGGCGATGCGGAAACCAGCGGCGCGGTGATGGGGCAGGCCACCGAGGCGATGAACCGGATCACCCATTCCTCGGCCAAGATTTCCAACATTATCGGGCTGATCGACGACATCGCCTTCCAGACTAATCTCTTGGCGCTGAACGCGTCGGTCGAAGCGGCGCGGGCCGGCGATGCCGGCAAGGGCTTTGCCGTGGTCGCGGTGGAAGTGCGCCGGCTGGCGCAGTCGGCCGCCAGCGCCTCGGCGGAGGTCAAGGTGCTCATTGAACAGAGTGCCATCGAGGTGGCGGGCGGGTCGCGGCTGGTTGGGGATGCGGCCCAGCGGCTGGTGGGCGTGCAGCAGGCTATCAAGGCCAATGCGGGGATGCTGGAGGGGATTGCCCGGGCCAGCCGCGCACAGGCGCAGGCGATCGACGAGGTGACGGTGGCGGTGCGGCAGATGGACGAGATGACCCAGCACAATGCCGCGCTGGTGGAAGAGACCAATGCGGCGATCGAACAGACGGAAGCCCAGGCCAGCGAACTCGACCGGGTCATCGGGGTCTTTACCCTGGGTGATGGCGGACGAGCGCTGCAGCGGCTGAAGCGGGCCAGCTGAGGCCTGCCGCGCGGTCACTCTCTTCCAGTCAAACAAGAGGCACCTTCGGGTGCCTTTTTCTTGTCTTGCGGTGGGCGGGGTACCCGCCTCAACGCCGTTCCCGGCGCGCACATATTAATAAGTTCCGCGGAGAAATATTTAATGCTCTGTTAAGTACGGAAAGGTACGCTTGGACAGCATTGATCAAGATCAATTCAGGGCGATTACACCCGGTCTAGTCAGTTGCCGATAATTCACGGGGTCACCATGGCAAATAAAATTGAACTGCAGGATAGACTTGACTTCATCGGCCTCGATGACGCGGCCCGCAATCGACTGTCCGGTGTCCAAGGCGCCGTCGACAAGCACCTGTCCAATGCGCTGGACAAGTTCTACGCCAAGATTCGCACTGTCCCCGCGGTAACGAAATTCTTTGACGGCAAACCCCAGATGGACCGGGCGCAGTCCAAGCAGATCGGCCACTGGAAGGCCATTGCCGCCGGGCAGTTCGATGACGCCTATTTCGAAGCCAGCAGCAAGGTGGGCCTGCGCCACGCCCAGATCGGCCTCGAGCCGCGCTGGCATATCGGGGGCTATGGTGTGATCGTGGAGACCCTGGTGCAGGGTCTGGTGCATGACATGATGGAAGCGGCGCTGCAGCCGGGGCGGGGCCATTTCGGGAAGAAGGTTCCGGCCTCGCCGGAATCGGTGCTGGCGGCGGCCGACAAGATGGGCGCGGTGCTGACCGACGTACTCAAATCCATGCTGCTCGATATCGATATCGGGGTATCGGCCTATTTCGAAAAGCTGACAGTGGAAGCCAAGGCCGCCGATGATGCGTCCAAGGCCAAGGTCAGCCGCGCGGTCGAGCTGACGGGCCTGGTGCTGCAGGATCTGGCACAGGGCGACCTGACCAGCCGCATTACCGAGACCTTCGACGCCGATTTTGACCAGATCAAGAACGATACCAATGCGGTGGCCGATCGGCTGACCACCATTGTGGGCCAGCTGCGGCAGACGTCGCGCTCGCTTCGCACGGCAACGGGGGAAATCCTGGCCGGCGCCAATGACCTGGCCGACCGGACGACGCGGCAGGCGGCCACCATCGAAGAGACGACGGCCGCGGTCGAGCAGCTCTCCGCCACCGTGATCGAGAACGCCAATATGGCGGGTGTGGCCAGCGACAAGGCCCAGTCGGTATCGCGCAATGCGACCACGGGCGGGACGGTGATGAACGAGGCCAATGAGGCCATGAGTGCCATCGAGGCGTCGTCCTCGAAGATCTCCAACATTATCGGCCTGATCGACGATATCGCCTTCCAGACCAATCTGCTGGCGCTCAATGCTTCGGTGGAAGCAGCCCGCGCCGGCGATGCCGGCAAGGGCTTTGCCGTGGTGGCCGTGGAAGTGCGCCGCCTGGCGCAATCGGCTGCCAATGCCTCCTCGGACGTCAAGCAACTGATCGAGGCCAGTGCGGTGGAAGTGCGCAATGGCACGCAACTGGTGGGCAAGGCGGCCGAAACGCTGCTCGAAATCCTGGGCGGGGCACAGGAAAGCGCCTCGCTGATTGATGCCATTGCCCGGGCCAACCGGCAGCAGTCCGACGCGCTGGGGGAAATTGCCGTTGCGGTGCGACAGATGGACGAGATGACCCAGCACAATGCCGCGCTGGTGGAAGAGACCAATGCGGCCATCGAGCAGACCGAAGGCCAGGCGGGCCAGCTCGACGATATCGTTGATATCTTCAAGCTGGCGGATGGGGGCATGCATGCCGCCAGCCGCGCACCCGTCCGGGCCGCCAGCAAGCCGGCCAGCCGATCCGGTGGCAAGCCCGCCGGCAAGCCGGCGGTCGCGCTCAAGCCGACCAGCAATCTGGCCCCATCCCCCGACTGGAACGAGTTCTAGCACCGGCGACGACTTGCAGCAGGCAGTGGCCGCGACCCGGCCATTGCCCTGCCGCCGTGAAGCTGGTTGAACTGCGATACCTGCAGGGAGACCGACATGGCACGCATTGGCCTGGTGGCACACGACGACAAGAAGGACGAGCTGTGCCAATGGGCGCTGCGGCACAAGCACAAGCTGAGCGAGCATGAACTCTGGGGCACCGGTACCACCGGCAGTCGCATCATTGCTGCCACCGGCATGCCGGTGACGCTGCTCAAGAGCGGACCGCTGGGCGGCGACCAGCAGTTGGGCGCGATGATTGCCGAGGGGCGGCTGGACGTGCTGATCTTTTTCATCGATCCGCTATCGGCCCAGCCGCATGATGTCGACGTCAAGGCGCTGACAAGGCTGGCCACGCTTTATGACGTGATGTGCGCCAATAACGAGGCCACCGCCAATGCCGTGCTCGCCTATCTGTGAGCAGAAGTCCCGGCTTTGCGGCGACGCCCGGTTGACCCTGTGCCCGCCATATGAGCAGATGCCGCAAAATCGCCTGGATTGAACCGGGCGCCCTTGGCTTCAGGAATCGGGACGGATTTGGGTGTCCTCTGACTTGGTTATCGACGTTCGCAACGTCAGCAAACGCTTTGGCGGCCTGACCGCCGTCAACAATTGCTCGCTCTCGGTGCGGCGCGGCTCCGTCACGGGGCTGATCGGCCCCAATGGCGCTGGCAAGTCGACGC
This sequence is a window from Devosia beringensis. Protein-coding genes within it:
- a CDS encoding methylglyoxal synthase, with translation MARIGLVAHDDKKDELCQWALRHKHKLSEHELWGTGTTGSRIIAATGMPVTLLKSGPLGGDQQLGAMIAEGRLDVLIFFIDPLSAQPHDVDVKALTRLATLYDVMCANNEATANAVLAYL
- a CDS encoding methyl-accepting chemotaxis protein, which gives rise to MTQLRIAFKLPAMVVAISLVAGASVGLAAYLISSAIVTQQAEQRLDAAADNASTVLSAYLAEVAADLTLFAGRADTVSALDQLSGAVGGLQAGGDATELLQGAYITQNPHPAGEKLLLDASSLLPDYDRVHAAVHPDLRGLLLNRGYYDIFLFDAGLNNVYTVYKEADFATNFAEGGGPWSDSDLGAVARAALASPEGSIILSDFVPYAPSAGAPASFMATPIYRDGAIDGVLAVQLPTQRIDDVLGRVKGLGASGEVFLIGAGGMVHNDSPLTQDEDAGNLVLQGAVITTALDGAKGQGSIEHHDGAPYRAAAEPIDFAGVDWAVVAMESQAAIEAPAAGLRNTILAIGALMLAIAAGVSIAFARTVTRPVSRLTDTMTEIAHDNYALAVPGLERADELGYMAEAVEVFRNNGIKMRDLRAAELDMSEERAGQVQVIQALQRDIGVVVAAALDGDFSQRLAANQPDADLRQLAENVNALVASVDDGLKATGTVLAALARADLGERMTGSFKGAFDQLKSDTNAVAERLSDIIGQLRDTSGALKTATGEILSGANDLSERTTRQAATIEETSAAIEQLSRRVMENADEADTASQQAHAVSGDAETSGAVMGQATEAMNRITHSSAKISNIIGLIDDIAFQTNLLALNASVEAARAGDAGKGFAVVAVEVRRLAQSAASASAEVKVLIEQSAIEVAGGSRLVGDAAQRLVGVQQAIKANAGMLEGIARASRAQAQAIDEVTVAVRQMDEMTQHNAALVEETNAAIEQTEAQASELDRVIGVFTLGDGGRALQRLKRAS
- a CDS encoding globin-coupled sensor protein, whose protein sequence is MANKIELQDRLDFIGLDDAARNRLSGVQGAVDKHLSNALDKFYAKIRTVPAVTKFFDGKPQMDRAQSKQIGHWKAIAAGQFDDAYFEASSKVGLRHAQIGLEPRWHIGGYGVIVETLVQGLVHDMMEAALQPGRGHFGKKVPASPESVLAAADKMGAVLTDVLKSMLLDIDIGVSAYFEKLTVEAKAADDASKAKVSRAVELTGLVLQDLAQGDLTSRITETFDADFDQIKNDTNAVADRLTTIVGQLRQTSRSLRTATGEILAGANDLADRTTRQAATIEETTAAVEQLSATVIENANMAGVASDKAQSVSRNATTGGTVMNEANEAMSAIEASSSKISNIIGLIDDIAFQTNLLALNASVEAARAGDAGKGFAVVAVEVRRLAQSAANASSDVKQLIEASAVEVRNGTQLVGKAAETLLEILGGAQESASLIDAIARANRQQSDALGEIAVAVRQMDEMTQHNAALVEETNAAIEQTEGQAGQLDDIVDIFKLADGGMHAASRAPVRAASKPASRSGGKPAGKPAVALKPTSNLAPSPDWNEF